Genomic window (Amaranthus tricolor cultivar Red isolate AtriRed21 chromosome 7, ASM2621246v1, whole genome shotgun sequence):
agtaaaagagGTAAGGAAAGAAaatgaacaaaagaaaataacaagaaaaagaaaagaaaagaagggcTTTGATATAATTGTTGACGCTCTATAAATTTAGAGAATAAATTTAGAGCATAGTGTAGAATTTACTAACATTTCACCAACGTACTTGTCTATTTCATTGCGATCTCCTCAATGATGAGGATATTAATCTGCTTTCTTTCCCACTCTCCCCAGACCATGCCTCATGCATAACTCATTGAGATGATGACGACTTGTCTATTCCCatacattaaaattatttttcttcaatttatgTACATGAAAGATAAAATTGGAAAAATATAAGTTGACGctgaaataattattattttcttttagaaACTAATATGTACTCATATAATAGTGAGTTAATGTAAGATGAATCGCATAATACTCAAACACTATGTTTAATTTGGATGAAAAGagatgaattaagaaaaaaggagagagaaatagaGTGATGCCCTCATTTGAATATCAATAGGGAAAGGGGATAGACTTGAAAGGAAAAGAATTGAAGAACATAAGTCTCTTACATTTTGTGTTAAACaactcatttctatttttttttctttcctttccttCCCAACCCTCTCATTCATTCCCTCCTAAAAAGTAAAATGTTATCCAAACGTGTAAATGttaaagtaatatatatttgtacACATCATTTTATTAAGAATATATATTGGTTctaatttgttttttatatgATCACAGGGCAACCttaaatcaaatattttatttcattggGCTCAAGGAAACCactgcaaccatcgcttgtgcACTGAATAACATGCTTCCAGCACTCACCTTCCTCTTCGCTATTCCTTTTGGGTAATTCATtacttctcttttttctttttctaatggttttggCATCTACTTACTTTCGACTTATAATCAACTATAGTATACatctaaataatttattaaataatgtatatctttttatgtgaaattgcaattaatatttattataaaattaattaaaacatctCTTTGTTattataagaataaaattaCTTACATTCGATCCTAAGACTTTGTTAGATTGTAGACCATAGTTTAAACATGTTGAAAATAATACTAAACGTGATATAAGTAATAATGATTAAGGTAAAGAATTGCAAACTCTAAATGTAAATAGTGATAACCTATGGTACAATTACTTTTTCAAGAAGGATAAACTAATCCAAACTACTTTTCCGTAACAAATGGCTACGGTCAATATATTACAATTTGtacaaaatttcattaaaaaattatacatttgtTAAATATATTAGCAAAAAATACTATGGCCCtccatttttaaatatttttagttacTATAATTAATTTTGAGACTAGTTCCATGATTAAAATCTTGGGTCCGACACTCCTAACAATAAGTTTCATTTCTTGGATGTTGATGAATAGCTTAGAAGCAATTGGAATCAAGAAGAGGGGAGGACAAGTAAAAATACTAGGAACAATAGTGTGCATTGGTGGAGCTATGCTACTTTCATTTTACCATGGACATCTTATTGACATACAACAACCCAAAATCAAGTGGCATTACACTCATGATAATACCACAAATAGAGCTAATAATGGTTCAAGTAGTCACTACAATTTCTTGTTAGGACCTCTTCTTGTCCTTGCTAGCAACCTTGCTATGGCTATTTGGTTTATAATCCAAGTAAGTTCttatcatatcatataatactatatatatttacattgttctaatttttcaaatattgaaaaatattgATAGGCAAAGTTGAGCGAGAATTTCGAGGCTCCTTATACAAGTTCAGCATTGATGTGTTTCATGGCAACAATCCAATGTGTTTTCATTGCAGCTTGTACAAACAACAAAGTCTCTGATTGGTCTTTAAGCTCTTACATTAGGATGATCGCTAGTATTTATGcggtatatattaattaaagtatttATAAATGTTTCACTACTATTTACTACAAAATGttaattctaaattctaatatatCAATGGGAATTAATAGGGTGTTGTGGGCTCAGGCATAGCTGTTTGCCTAATGTCATGGACAATTCAAAGAAAAGGGCCATTGTATGTTTCGGTGTTTAGTCCCTTATTGCTGGTGATTGTAGCATTACTTAGTTGGGCCTTGAGCATGGAGAAACTCTACATTGGAACGTAAGTCGCGAACTAATTCTCTTTTGGATATGACATCTTTTTGTTAGTGATAGACTGATAGTTAACATACTTTGTCCTTTTAATACAAGTGtaatatttaatgaaaaaaaattaaattgtacgGATGATATTAGAGTCATAGTCATAGTTATCAATTCAATATTTTGCTTAGGGGGTGGAGAGAGTGGGAGGTAACGAACAATCCATACTCTTACTCTCTCTATAAAGAGGTGTAATTCATGCAAGTCAATCTTGATTGtgttcctcccacgttctctTTGGTCTACCTTGGCTCATCTTACCCTCCACTATGAGGCTTTCCAACATCCTCACGGGTGCGTCGATAGTCTTTAATTTCACATGTCCAAACCCTGACCTGTCTCTTAACTTTTTATTCCTAATTTGATTCATCTCTCTCTGTGTGTGTCAACACATCCACCTCAGAATTCCCATCTCTAGTATTTGTTCGAAGGACTTCTTAACACTAGACTAAAAGGTAAACACTACGTGGTTTGCTATCAAAAGCCTTCTCCGAATTGATAAACACCATATGAAAATCGTTTTTCTCTCTATATACTTCTCCGTCAACCTCCTTAAAACGTTGATAAGCTTAGTAGTTGATCTCCCTAGCATAAAgtcgaattggttctctctgatcaatgagtattgtctATGCTCCTCTATTTTACtttttcccacaatttcattgtggcTAAGAAGTTTTATCCCTCTATAAATCTGTATGCCTGCGCACCGCctttttttaaaggaaaaattacctagaataatccaacattttcatgatttttcctacaataatcccacctattgattaaccatgaataatcccaactttatggggtattttcctagagtaaacttgggtagtcgaatgacttgctatagtagATAATTAAGCAAAAacgtaaactaaaaattaatataaaattagagaaaagttttgaaaatttacataaaaattctaaaaaagttctaaattttttttttacattttctcgacaatttatttcaatttatcttttttttaaaaaataaaactttctatagcaggtcatccggttacccaagtttactctaggcaaataccttataaagttgggattattcatgttaatcaataggtgagattattgtaggaaaatcataaaaatattgcattattctaggaaatttttctttttttaaatcaGAATAAGTGTGTTGCTCCTCTTTccttattgttttttatatgtTCTTAGGATGACATTGAAAAGGTTAGTCATACACCAAATGCCTTGTTCTCTCAAACACCTCTACACCTCCATAGGGATGTTTTCAAGTTCGACTACTTTGGCTCTCCTTACTTTTCCTACTTCCTTCGTAGTTATCTCATTGCCTAGGCCAAAATGAGAAGGatgactaaaaatagaaaataaagaaTTAGTCCTCTAATTTTAGTGGTAATATTTACTCTACTGATATGGATGAAGAATATTTTCCTCGTCCTCCCCTAATGTAAGATgatcatctcattttttttgttcattatccTCCTAgctcatatattatatatcttcCCTTTTTATATCCATTTCTTTTTACATTCATatttatagtttgatttttattttcctttaaatattaactttaaatacAAGCATGCCCTAATCTATATCTAGTGGCTCTAATATATGTGAGAGATATTTACAAATGTGACTCATCTTGACCCTTATTTGCATCATTTAATATAATAGTGTCACAAAGAAAAATCT
Coding sequences:
- the LOC130817841 gene encoding WAT1-related protein At1g09380, whose amino-acid sequence is MGRNELLPFIAMVIVQIGYAGMNISSKVAMDSGMAPLVLVAYRQLFATLAILPFAYFLEREKWPKITRQILFQVFLCSLFGATLNQIFYFIGLKETTATIACALNNMLPALTFLFAIPFGLEAIGIKKRGGQVKILGTIVCIGGAMLLSFYHGHLIDIQQPKIKWHYTHDNTTNRANNGSSSHYNFLLGPLLVLASNLAMAIWFIIQAKLSENFEAPYTSSALMCFMATIQCVFIAACTNNKVSDWSLSSYIRMIASIYAGVVGSGIAVCLMSWTIQRKGPLYVSVFSPLLLVIVALLSWALSMEKLYIGTAIGSILIVLGLYAVLWGKNKEVIYDNNQSKSNGCINTQDQDIFNEVRKDDLENQEQFVDLKGNYNDNLDSKY